Proteins from a genomic interval of Chanos chanos chromosome 3, fChaCha1.1, whole genome shotgun sequence:
- the pptc7b gene encoding protein phosphatase PTC7 homolog translates to MLSVLSYGRIVARAVLGGLSQTDGRDYSLVTASCGFGKDFRKGILKKGMCYGDDACFIAPHRSADVLGVADGVGGWRDYGVDPSQFSATLMRTCERLVKEGRFTPSSPVGILTSAYYELLQNKVPLLGSSTACIVVLDRRSHRLHTCNLGDSGFLVVRGGEVVHRSDEQQHYFNTPFQLSIAPPGAEGVVLSDSPEAADSSSFDVQLGDIILTATDGLFDNMPDYMILQELKKLKNTNYDSIQQTARSIAEQAHELAYDPNYMSPFAQFACDNGLNVRGGKPDDITVLLSIVAEYTD, encoded by the exons ATGTTATCCGTACTTTCCTATGGCAGAATTGTTGCCAGGGCTGTCCTGGGCGGACTCTCTCAAACTGATGGTCGGGATTACAGTCTGGTCACGGCGAGTTGTGGATTCGGAAAAGATTTTCGGAAGGGTATCCTGAAGAAAGGGATGTGTTATGGTGATGACGCCTGCTTCATCGCCCCTCACAGATCTGCCGATGTTTTAG gagtggcagacggggtgGGGGGCTGGCGGGATTATGGAGTGGACCCCTCGCAGTTCTCCGCTACTCTGATGAGAACATGTGAGCGGTTAGTGAAGGAAGGACGCTTCACTCCCAGTAGCCCTGTGGGCATCCTCACATCTGCCTATTATGAGCTTCTGCAGAACAAAGTGCCACTTCTGG GGAGCAGCACGGCTTGCATTGTTGTTCTCGACAGGCGGAGTCATCGGTTACACACCTGTAACCTTGGCGATTCGGGCTTCCTGGTGGTCCGCGGGGGTGAGGTGGTCCACCGCTCCGACGAGCAGCAGCACTATTTCAACACGCCCTTTCAGCTGTCGATCGCCCCGCCCGGGGCAGAGGGCGTGGTGCTGAGCGACAG CCCCGAAGCAGCAGACAGCTCTTCTTTCGACGTCCAACTGGGCGACATCATCCTGACTGCCACTGACGGCCTCTTTGACAACATGCCTGATTACATGATCCTGCAGGAACTCAAGAAGCTGAAG AACACCAACTACGACAGCATCCAGCAGACGGCCCGCAGCATCGCCGAGCAGGCCCACGAGTTGGCCTACGACCCCAACTACATGTCCCCTTTCGCCCAGTTTGCCTGTGATAATGGCCTGAATGTAAGAG GGGGAAAGcctgatgacatcactgtgcTGCTCTCCATCGTGGCAGAATACACAGACTGA
- the dtwd2 gene encoding DTW domain-containing protein 2 isoform X1: MDTVCPALTDLNLNPDLSQDGDSVSDLDDQTKVEDYGGFADLSELPIEVSDKRPTCMRCCRPVKVCLCPFLPARPLQVSTSLYIVQHPAEESRVLRTVPLLAACLPPGKCKVLVGRRFSEERYPELATVCKDQRTLILYPGSGAQNLEELDQNFSESEHNVIIIDGTWSQAKDMFLRNSLFRLPKQVQLQSAPSSQYVIRTQPTNMCLSTLECAAVTLSIMEKDHNIQEVLLRPLQALCSFQLQHGAQIHHSKEHLLRTGAYDRPMPKNKRKIKRMQRLLTNQNI; encoded by the exons ATGGACACAGTATGCCCTGCGCTCACGGACTTGAATTTAAACCCTGACCTTTCTCAAGACGGAGATTCGGTCTCCGATCTGGACGACCAAACCAAAGTAGAGGACTATGGAGGGTTTGCTGATCTGTCCGAGCTGCCGATAGAAGTTAGCGACAAACGACCCACATGTATGCGATGTTG CCGGCCTGTtaaggtgtgtctctgtccattCCTACCAGCTCGGCCACTACAAGTGTCCACCTCTCTCTATATTGTCCAGCATCCAGCAGAG gAAAGTCGAGTGCTACGGACTGTTCCTCTACTTGCAGCCTGCCTGCCTCCAGGAAAATGTAAAGTCTTAGTTGGGAGAAGATTCAGTGAGGAGCG ATACCCTGAACTGGCCACAGTGTGTAAGGATCAGCGGACTCTGATCTTATACCCTGGCTCAGGTGCTCAGAACCTGGAAGAACTGGACCAGAACTTCAGTGAATCAGAGCACAATGTCATCATCATCGATGGCACCTGGAGTCAAGCCAAAGACATGTTTCTCAGAAACAGCCTCTTCCGCCTGCCAAAACAA GTGCAGCTCCAAAGTGCCCCCTCCAGTCAGTATGTGATACGCACTCAGCCCACCAACATGTGCCTGTCAACGCTGGAATGTGCTGCTGTCACCTTGTCCATCATGGAGAAAGATCACAACATACAGGAG GTTCTCCTGAGGCCTCTCCAGGCACTGTGCTCTTTCCAGCTCCAGCACGGTGCTCAGATCCACCACAGTAAAGAGCACCTTCTACGGACTGGTGCGTATGACAGACCCATGCCCAAAAATAAACGCAAGATCAAGAGGATGCAGAGACTTCTCACCAACCAGAACATATGA
- the dtwd2 gene encoding DTW domain-containing protein 2 isoform X2, which translates to MDTVCPALTDLNLNPDLSQDGDSVSDLDDQTKVEDYGGFADLSELPIEVSDKRPTCMRCCSATTSVHLSLYCPASSRGKSSATDCSSTCSLPASRKIYPELATVCKDQRTLILYPGSGAQNLEELDQNFSESEHNVIIIDGTWSQAKDMFLRNSLFRLPKQVQLQSAPSSQYVIRTQPTNMCLSTLECAAVTLSIMEKDHNIQEVLLRPLQALCSFQLQHGAQIHHSKEHLLRTGAYDRPMPKNKRKIKRMQRLLTNQNI; encoded by the exons ATGGACACAGTATGCCCTGCGCTCACGGACTTGAATTTAAACCCTGACCTTTCTCAAGACGGAGATTCGGTCTCCGATCTGGACGACCAAACCAAAGTAGAGGACTATGGAGGGTTTGCTGATCTGTCCGAGCTGCCGATAGAAGTTAGCGACAAACGACCCACATGTATGCGATGTTG CTCGGCCACTACAAGTGTCCACCTCTCTCTATATTGTCCAGCATCCAGCAGAG gAAAGTCGAGTGCTACGGACTGTTCCTCTACTTGCAGCCTGCCTGCCTCCAGGAAAAT ATACCCTGAACTGGCCACAGTGTGTAAGGATCAGCGGACTCTGATCTTATACCCTGGCTCAGGTGCTCAGAACCTGGAAGAACTGGACCAGAACTTCAGTGAATCAGAGCACAATGTCATCATCATCGATGGCACCTGGAGTCAAGCCAAAGACATGTTTCTCAGAAACAGCCTCTTCCGCCTGCCAAAACAA GTGCAGCTCCAAAGTGCCCCCTCCAGTCAGTATGTGATACGCACTCAGCCCACCAACATGTGCCTGTCAACGCTGGAATGTGCTGCTGTCACCTTGTCCATCATGGAGAAAGATCACAACATACAGGAG GTTCTCCTGAGGCCTCTCCAGGCACTGTGCTCTTTCCAGCTCCAGCACGGTGCTCAGATCCACCACAGTAAAGAGCACCTTCTACGGACTGGTGCGTATGACAGACCCATGCCCAAAAATAAACGCAAGATCAAGAGGATGCAGAGACTTCTCACCAACCAGAACATATGA
- the stard4 gene encoding stAR-related lipid transfer protein 4, which produces MGSLPDTTELSKRVENTLICYHNIEDNAWRITKKSKDVTVWRKPSEEFNGFLYKAQGLVQEIPGRIIDYIRPGPYRLDWDSLMTSMDIVKTLDKKGCCVMRYTTAGQLWNIIAPREFVDFSYTTDFQDGLLSCGVSVEHEPQQQNVVRGFNHPCGWFCVPTETGPGSVQSLLTGYIQTDLRGMIPQSAVDTAMASTLINFYGDLRRALRA; this is translated from the exons ATGGGAAGCTTGCCAGACACGACAGAACTATCCAAAAGGGTAGAAAACACCTTAATCTGCTACCACAATATTGAGGACAACGCATggagaataacaaaaaaatct AAAGATGTCACAGTCTGGAGAAAGCCATCAGAGGAATTTAATGGATTTCT TTACAAAGCACAGGGCCTGGTTCAGGAGATTCCTGGAAGAATCATAGATTACATTCGTCCAGGCCCATACAGATTAGACTGGGATAGCCTGATGACATCAATGGACATTGTAAAAACACTTGATAAG aaaGGTTGTTGTGTGATGCGATACACAACAGCAGGACAGCTGTGGAACATCATTGCTCCAAGAGAGTTTGTAGATTTCTCCTACACAACTGATTTTCAGGACGGACTTTTGTCCTGTG GTGTCAGTGTAGAGCATGAGCCGCAGCAGCAGAATGTGGTGAGGGGGTTTAACCACCCCTGTGGCTGGTTCTGTGTCCCCACGGAAACCGGGCCTGGTTCTGTCCAGAGCCTGCTGACGGGCTACATCCAGACTGACCTGAGAGGAATGATCCCACAGTCTGCTGTGGACACAGCCATGGCCAGCACACTCATCAACTTCTACGGTGACCTCAGACGAGCCCTGAGAGCGTAA